The following proteins are co-located in the Castanea sativa cultivar Marrone di Chiusa Pesio chromosome 8, ASM4071231v1 genome:
- the LOC142605642 gene encoding transcription factor HHO2-like encodes MDYYPQKMQHAGLGFREYVEALEEERRKIQVFQRELPLCLELVNQAIDACRQQMSGTTTENNLHGQSESSEQTTSNEVVPAFEEFIPMKRSSDLSDDDGEEEEHSHEDKREKTNNDNNNNDKKKSDWLRSVQLWHPSSDPPLKEDVPRKTTVMEVKRNSGAFQPFHREKSVGNGKSNVSVVGKLPSQAPVAVATTSSSAETASGGGGSEKRDEKDGHSQRKQRRNWSPELHKRFVNALHQLGGSHAATPKQIRELMKVDGLTNDEVKSHLQKYRLHTRRPSPTSIHNNGNPQAPQFVVVGGIWVQPPEYSAAVTATTTSGEVGAANGIYAPMAAAPAVQPASSSQIQRLQKEPSSQSDERFSHSGNRGCSNSPATSSSTHTTTTSPVF; translated from the exons aTGGACTATTACCCACAGAAAATGCAGCACGCTGGTTTAGGCTTTCGTGAGTACGTTGAAGCTTTAGAAGAAGAGCGCCGTAAGATCCAAGTCTTTCAGCGGGAACTTCCTCTTTGCCTTGAACTTGTTAACCAAG CTATTGATGCCTGTAGGCAACAGATGTCAGGGACCACAACAGAGAATAACTTGCATGGACAATCTGAGAGTTCGGAGCAAACCACGTCGAATGAAGTAGTTCCGGCGTTTGAGGAATTCATTCCGATGAAACGTTCTTCGGATTTGTCTGATGATGACGGCGAGGAGGAAGAACACTCACATGAggataagagagagaaaaccaacaacgataataataataatgataagaaGAAATCAGATTGGCTTAGATCAGTTCAGTTATGGCACCCATCATCAGATCCACCACTTAAAGag GATGTGCCTAGAAAGACAACAGTGATGGAGGTGAAGAGAAATAGTGGTGCTTTCCAGCCTTTTCATAGAGAGAAAAGTGTTGGGAATGGGAAGAGTAATGTGTCTGTGGTCGGAAAATTGCCTTCTCAGGCACCGGTGGCGGTGGCCACGACAAGTTCATCGGCGGAGACAGCCTCCGGTGGAGGAGGGAGTGAAAAAAGAGATGAGAAAGATGGACATAGTCAGAGAAAGCAGAGAAGGAATTGGTCCCCTGAGTTGCACAAGCGGTTTGTGAATGCCCTTCACCAACTTGGTGGTTCACAtg cTGCGACACCTAAGCAAATTAGGGAGCTAATGAAGGTTGATGGGCTTACAAATGATGAAGTCAAAAGCCATTTACAG aAATATCGCTTGCACACGAGAAGACCAAGTCCAACATCAATCCACAACAATGGCAATCCGCAGGCACCACAATTTGTAGTTGTGGGAGGTATATGGGTGCAACCACCCGAGTATTCGGCGGCAGTGACTGCAACAACAACATCAGGGGAGGTTGGCGCAGCAAATGGAATTTATGCTCCGATGGCTGCTGCACCTGCAGTCCAACCAGCATCCTCATCTCAGATCCAAAGATTACAAAAGGAGCCCTCCTCACAATCTGATGAAAGGTTTAGCCATAGTGGAAACAGAGGTTGTTCTAATTCTCCAGCCACATCGTCATCCACCCACACTACCACCACTTCTCCtgtgttttaa